DNA sequence from the Rattus rattus isolate New Zealand chromosome 2, Rrattus_CSIRO_v1, whole genome shotgun sequence genome:
CATAGGTCCCTTCTCGCTCAGTGAGGCCACCATCATCACACCATGGCCACGTAGGCCTCCAGCCAGGGCAACAGGACCTGGAGGACACTCAAGACCGCAGCTGGCTGGGCTGCCGCTGGATTCCCGGCCCAGCTCTTGGCCCCGATGGCTcgtctgggctggagagtttgGCTCCACCGAGACCACCCTGAGCGGAGCTCGGAGCCTAGGCATCATGGGGCTGCAAGGCTGACGGAGGGGCCCCGCGTGCGTTCAGGCGGTGAGTCAGGGAGGGTTATGCAAGCTCGGCCGCCCCCCTCCCGCCCGCCCCCGGCACCTCCCCGCGGTCTTTCACCCCGCGTGGTTACGAAAGCGCGACCCCCTCCCCCCGGAGCTATAAAGGTCGGGAAGCCGCTCGCCTCCGTCGCTTCACGCGCGCGCGAACGCGGCGGCCAGGCTTGCACGCGGCTTCTGCTGGTGAGCGGTCGCGCGCTCCCCCCGGGACCtgcggggcggggtggggcgggagGGGGCGACGGGTGGCTCGGTCCTCCCGATCCGCGCTCACCCGGCGCCTGTCCCGCAGGGCAGACTCCGGTGTGAAATGGAGTGGGTGTGGGCGCTCGTGCTGCTGGCGGCTCTGGGAGGCGGCAGCGCCGAGCGCGACTGCAGGGTGAGCAGCTTCAGAGTCAAGGAGAACTTCGACAAGGCTCGTGTAGGTATCAGTCCCGGTACCCCGATTCCTGCGGGCCGGCGGTGGACCCCAGACTCTAGTCGCCAACTCTCTTATCTCTTTCTCAGTTCTCTGGGCTCTGGTATGCCATCGCCAAAAAGGATCCCGAGGGTCTCTTTTTGCAAGACAACATCATCGCTGAGTTTTCTGTGGACGAGAAGGGTCATATGAGCGCTACAGCCAAGGGACGAGTCCGTCTTCTGAGGTCAGTGGCCTCTAG
Encoded proteins:
- the Rbp4 gene encoding retinol-binding protein 4 isoform X2, giving the protein MARLGWRVWLHRDHPERSSEPRHHGAARLTEGPRVRSGGELRCEMEWVWALVLLAALGGGSAERDCRVSSFRVKENFDKARFSGLWYAIAKKDPEGLFLQDNIIAEFSVDEKGHMSATAKGRVRLLSNWEVCADMVGTFTDTEDPAKFKMKYWGVASFLQRGNDDHWIIDTDYDTFALQYSCRLQNLDGTCADSYSFVFSRDPNGLTPETRRLVRQRQEELCLERQYRWIEHNGYCQSRPSRNSL